In Dyadobacter subterraneus, a single genomic region encodes these proteins:
- a CDS encoding VOC family protein, with protein sequence MRKLEFASLQVRDIEASKAFYTQKLGFEDSGIPNPHACVFRYNKGESSFAIRTPIGDLNGKELGVGVAIWFAIDGKIEDLQAQLLAKDVTLLGPIQETPFGKIIVAKDPDGYKLTFLETVE encoded by the coding sequence ATGAGAAAATTAGAATTTGCATCCCTTCAAGTGAGGGATATTGAGGCATCCAAAGCGTTTTATACGCAGAAATTGGGTTTCGAAGATTCCGGAATACCTAACCCACATGCCTGTGTTTTTCGTTACAACAAAGGTGAGTCAAGTTTTGCCATTCGTACCCCAATCGGTGACCTCAATGGAAAAGAGCTGGGTGTCGGCGTTGCAATCTGGTTCGCAATCGATGGTAAAATCGAGGATCTCCAGGCTCAGCTTCTTGCGAAGGATGTAACCCTGCTGGGGCCAATTCAGGAAACACCTTTCGGAAAAATCATCGTTGCCAAAGACCCAGATGGATACAAGCTAACCTTCCTTGAGACAGTTGAATAG